The Exiguobacterium acetylicum genome includes a window with the following:
- a CDS encoding ROK family transcriptional regulator: protein MAKETPRNSKWMRSYNRALVLRLIRMHQPISRVELAQRTNLTKPTVSNIVSELIAEQLVTERELGVSNGGRKPIMLELVATEQYVIGIDATSHQFIGVVADLSGNTIYESEAVGRFETNEELIEAIGRLCETLIAQTQGRGTIHGIGISVHGMVNPETGVILFAPRFHLHDVELKVHLEARFDYPVFIENDVRALASFELLFGEGVGVEQFFYLYAGEGIGGAYVLDGQLVDGQHHITGEVGHMRLDLDGPICSCGNRGCLEALAGEKSLLRDYAVVDPQVMTLADLRKRLNERHEQAVRAYERAGEYIGIGVLNTIHLLNPRRILLGGPMFELAPNIVDQIKERVEHTALTAASRETDVKMVPWSEKQGALSAAALATNSLFQTI from the coding sequence ATGGCGAAAGAAACACCGCGTAATTCTAAATGGATGCGTTCATATAATCGAGCGCTCGTCTTGCGATTGATTCGGATGCATCAACCGATTTCGCGGGTCGAGTTAGCACAACGGACGAACTTGACGAAGCCGACCGTATCAAATATCGTCAGTGAATTGATTGCAGAACAACTCGTGACTGAACGAGAGCTTGGGGTATCGAACGGGGGACGCAAACCCATCATGCTCGAACTCGTCGCAACAGAACAATATGTCATCGGGATTGACGCAACAAGTCACCAGTTCATTGGTGTCGTTGCGGACCTGAGTGGAAACACGATTTATGAGTCAGAAGCCGTGGGACGCTTTGAGACGAATGAAGAATTGATTGAAGCGATTGGTCGCTTATGCGAGACATTGATTGCACAGACACAAGGGCGCGGAACGATTCACGGAATCGGCATCTCCGTCCACGGGATGGTCAATCCGGAAACAGGTGTTATTCTTTTTGCTCCACGTTTCCATCTGCATGACGTTGAGTTGAAGGTACATCTCGAAGCACGTTTTGATTATCCGGTCTTCATCGAAAACGATGTCCGGGCACTCGCGTCATTTGAGTTATTGTTCGGAGAGGGTGTCGGAGTCGAACAGTTTTTCTACCTTTATGCGGGAGAAGGTATCGGGGGAGCCTATGTGCTTGATGGGCAACTGGTCGATGGACAACATCATATTACGGGGGAAGTTGGACATATGCGACTGGATCTTGATGGTCCGATTTGTTCGTGTGGAAATCGGGGATGTCTCGAGGCATTAGCCGGAGAGAAATCTTTATTACGAGATTATGCTGTCGTTGATCCTCAAGTCATGACGCTTGCCGATTTGCGCAAGCGATTGAACGAGCGTCATGAACAGGCCGTTCGTGCGTATGAACGAGCGGGGGAATACATCGGAATCGGTGTCTTGAACACGATTCATCTCCTCAATCCGCGTCGGATATTGCTTGGAGGACCGATGTTCGAACTCGCACCAAATATCGTCGATCAAATCAAGGAACGGGTCGAGCACACGGCGTTGACCGCTGCTTCACGTGAAACCGATGTCAAGATGGTTCCGTGGAGTGAAAAACAAGGAGCACTCAGTGCAGCAGCTCTTGCGACGAACAGTTTATTTCAAACGATTTAA
- a CDS encoding ABC transporter substrate-binding protein — MKFKKTKLVAAASVLTLSAFLAACGGEDEQQTKTKDGKTIVTWWGWAPQPEAGKAVVDAFNDSQDKYVVQFKRYSEDYEKQLQVAMLSGKGPDIIGLKEPMIQQYKDRVVPVDSYMDKAAGKGWKDKFVELGIEQTTLDGKQYAVPIGFTGQAYLMYNKTMLDKYGVTPPKNYKETVSAVKKIKDSGDKVIPLMLGAKDAWIDIDVYNVLSHQVAPGYIQKVLSGEAKWTDDEMVKTAQIWQDLFKDKVFQEGALGLATYNDGMNQFFDKKAAMWVIGSWEAHSMTTKEKKEKWKIDDELGFVPLPNLAGGTEQPVIASIDMALGVNKESKQQEGAAEFIAFMSQGKGQEVYMGEFEMAPGIKDVKIDSDAAFTSEGEKESYKMLNDTLAKAVASRGIRDTKLNDILGKELQNIATGQDPKESLQRVQDAADQSAK, encoded by the coding sequence ATGAAATTCAAAAAAACGAAACTCGTTGCTGCAGCATCAGTCTTAACATTATCCGCATTTCTCGCTGCTTGTGGTGGCGAAGACGAGCAACAAACGAAAACAAAAGATGGTAAGACAATCGTCACATGGTGGGGCTGGGCACCACAACCAGAAGCGGGGAAAGCAGTCGTTGATGCGTTCAACGATTCGCAAGACAAATATGTCGTTCAATTCAAACGTTACAGTGAAGACTATGAAAAACAATTACAAGTTGCGATGTTGTCAGGTAAGGGTCCAGACATCATCGGTCTGAAAGAACCAATGATCCAGCAGTATAAGGATCGCGTCGTACCAGTGGATTCGTACATGGATAAAGCAGCAGGTAAAGGCTGGAAAGATAAGTTCGTCGAGCTCGGAATCGAACAGACGACACTCGACGGTAAACAGTACGCTGTTCCGATCGGTTTCACAGGTCAAGCGTACTTGATGTACAACAAGACAATGCTCGATAAATACGGCGTGACACCACCGAAGAACTACAAAGAAACAGTCAGCGCAGTCAAGAAGATCAAAGACTCAGGCGACAAAGTCATCCCACTCATGCTTGGAGCAAAAGATGCGTGGATCGATATCGACGTCTACAACGTCCTCAGCCACCAAGTAGCGCCAGGATACATCCAAAAAGTTCTTTCGGGCGAAGCGAAGTGGACGGATGACGAGATGGTCAAAACAGCGCAAATCTGGCAAGACCTCTTTAAAGATAAAGTCTTCCAAGAAGGTGCACTTGGTCTTGCGACATACAATGACGGGATGAACCAATTCTTCGATAAAAAAGCAGCGATGTGGGTCATCGGTTCATGGGAAGCGCACTCGATGACAACGAAAGAGAAAAAAGAAAAATGGAAAATCGACGATGAGCTCGGATTCGTTCCACTCCCGAACTTAGCAGGTGGAACAGAGCAACCAGTCATCGCATCGATCGATATGGCACTGGGTGTCAACAAAGAATCGAAACAACAAGAGGGTGCAGCGGAATTCATCGCCTTCATGAGCCAAGGAAAAGGTCAAGAAGTCTACATGGGTGAGTTCGAGATGGCACCTGGGATCAAGGACGTCAAAATTGATTCAGACGCTGCCTTCACATCTGAAGGTGAAAAAGAATCGTACAAGATGTTGAACGATACATTAGCAAAAGCGGTTGCTAGCCGTGGAATCCGGGATACGAAATTAAACGATATTCTCGGTAAGGAACTTCAAAACATCGCGACAGGACAAGATCCGAAAGAATCACTACAACGCGTTCAAGACGCAGCGGATCAATCAGCGAAATAA
- a CDS encoding carbohydrate ABC transporter permease encodes MQTERQELPIKPKAEPLQPVATRTPAPKKKKNMKRNLVGWAFVAPIVLFVVSFIYYGIFYNAYNSFFSWDGISFDKAFVGLDNYAEMFQDPDFYLSLKNTFIFTILTVTIQAGIGLVLAYFLHTPGPMRTAMKSVFFFPVVLSPVVLGAAFSQIYDFQFGYINEFLRAIGLGSLEQNWLGDPDIALYSVIAINIFQWTGSSMVMYYMAMLTIEKEIFEAAKIDGAGFFRTLWSIVFPNLKGTTFTLSILGVIGGLKTFDLVWITTAGGPGSSTEFISTYLFRKSMLQQEVGFSSAVAIILLTIALLITYFQLRVQKKMDN; translated from the coding sequence ATGCAGACAGAGCGACAGGAATTGCCGATTAAACCAAAAGCAGAACCGCTCCAGCCGGTAGCGACACGCACGCCTGCGCCAAAGAAGAAAAAGAACATGAAGCGGAACCTGGTCGGATGGGCTTTCGTTGCTCCGATCGTCTTGTTCGTCGTCAGCTTCATCTATTATGGGATTTTCTATAACGCCTATAACTCGTTCTTCTCGTGGGACGGGATCTCGTTTGACAAAGCGTTCGTCGGACTCGACAACTATGCTGAGATGTTCCAAGATCCGGACTTCTATCTCTCGCTGAAGAATACGTTCATCTTCACGATTTTAACGGTCACGATCCAAGCCGGTATCGGTCTTGTCTTGGCGTACTTCCTGCATACACCAGGACCAATGCGGACGGCAATGAAGTCAGTCTTCTTCTTCCCGGTCGTCTTGAGTCCTGTCGTACTCGGTGCGGCATTCTCACAAATTTATGATTTCCAGTTTGGTTACATCAATGAATTCCTCCGTGCGATCGGTCTCGGTAGTCTCGAGCAGAACTGGCTCGGTGACCCGGATATCGCGCTTTATTCCGTCATTGCGATCAACATCTTCCAGTGGACGGGTTCTTCGATGGTCATGTACTACATGGCAATGCTGACGATTGAGAAGGAAATCTTCGAAGCAGCAAAAATCGATGGAGCTGGATTCTTCCGGACACTATGGAGCATCGTCTTCCCGAACTTGAAAGGAACGACATTCACTCTGTCGATTCTCGGAGTTATCGGTGGTCTGAAGACATTCGATTTAGTCTGGATCACGACAGCTGGTGGACCAGGATCGTCGACTGAGTTCATTTCGACATACCTGTTCCGAAAATCGATGTTGCAACAGGAAGTTGGTTTCTCGAGCGCTGTTGCCATCATCCTATTGACGATCGCTTTGCTGATCACGTACTTCCAATTGCGTGTACAAAAGAAAATGGATAACTAA
- a CDS encoding carbohydrate ABC transporter permease has protein sequence MDVESKKSRWMINLVLVLASIVWLFPIFVMFKESLRVNGFDNYIATLQNPNFPTFVFNSFFVAFFMIIISITILAFAAFAFSKLEFAGKRLLFNMVLAGLMLPVASMIVPLFFTLRSFDGLNNHWGLIGAEVAFFLPFGLMLIKGYFDELPNELMEAAYIDGATILEVFFKVMLPLAKPALATALIYAFLNSWNEYLMVLTFMTDPAYQTVTMAPSFFKDALGGDPGKIYASLVLISLPTMIFYIFFQRFFQKGMTAGAVK, from the coding sequence ATGGATGTAGAATCTAAAAAAAGCCGCTGGATGATTAACCTCGTATTGGTACTAGCGTCAATCGTCTGGTTATTCCCGATTTTCGTCATGTTCAAAGAGAGTCTTCGAGTCAATGGATTCGATAACTATATTGCCACATTGCAAAACCCGAACTTCCCGACATTCGTCTTCAACAGCTTCTTCGTCGCTTTCTTCATGATCATCATCTCGATCACGATTTTGGCGTTCGCAGCATTTGCCTTCTCGAAGCTTGAGTTTGCTGGAAAACGTCTTCTGTTCAACATGGTCCTTGCTGGACTCATGTTACCGGTCGCTTCGATGATCGTTCCGTTGTTCTTCACACTCCGTTCGTTTGACGGACTGAACAACCACTGGGGACTGATCGGAGCGGAAGTCGCGTTCTTCTTACCATTCGGTCTGATGCTCATCAAAGGATACTTCGATGAACTACCGAACGAACTGATGGAAGCAGCGTATATCGATGGTGCGACGATTCTTGAAGTCTTCTTCAAAGTCATGCTACCACTTGCAAAACCAGCGCTTGCAACAGCTTTAATCTATGCGTTCCTCAACTCATGGAACGAATACTTGATGGTTCTTACGTTCATGACGGATCCTGCCTATCAGACAGTCACGATGGCACCAAGTTTCTTCAAGGATGCGCTCGGTGGGGACCCAGGGAAAATCTACGCTTCACTTGTTTTGATCAGTTTACCAACGATGATCTTCTATATCTTCTTCCAACGTTTCTTCCAAAAAGGAATGACGGCGGGTGCAGTAAAATAA